The genomic stretch aacaaacaacaaccacaacaaaaacagacaaaatgagaaggggaaaaaggcagcgacaaaacaaaaagcatgtagttttttttttgccaacacCTTTAAAAAGTATTCCTAAATCCAAATATCTGGGAAGGTCTGCCCTgctgtgccctgccctgcccttcacATCCAGGTCACAAAATGCTTCCACTCCCTGGCACCAGCAACTTCTCTGAGTCTGGCTCAGTCTCAGCTGCCTCCAAGAACACTTACAGGTCAGCCTCAGGGACTGCGCTGGGTCCCATGCTCTGTGTCCACTCGCACCAAGAGGAGAAAGTGTGTTCTAACTTCACCAGATTCCAAGAAATTCCTATGAAACCCCGGCCTTATTTTGCCCATGAGACCAGCAGAGATAATTAAAACCAGTGCACTCCATTGTAGCACTTCTGTATAAACTACCTGAGTGCATactgagaaacttctggaagGTCAGTGCCTTCCAGAataagcaagtgttctactaGGCCTACGAAACACCCCACCATTTAACCCAAAGTTCTAGATATGTGTCCAGAACAGCTATTTCTCAAGGAAATGTGAAGACCTATAGTGCTGGCCAATCCAGAGAACATGCTCTCGGGCTTAAGTCCACACAGTCGCTTGGGTGGTGGGATCCTCTCCCacaggtaaaatttaaaatttctataaaaCATATACACCATAATTATTCTCTGGCAGCTTGAGTAGAGGGTGCTGAGGAGGGGAAGGGCCTACCTGTTAAGCATGCGCAGATAGTTCTGACGCTGCCTTGAGCGCAGCCTGCGCTCCACCCACTGCCTGTGTCTCAGCTGCAAAGAGGCAATGACCTGGGCAGACACGCGCTGGCATTGGGAGCTGATGCCTCGGAGCACAACCACAACTTCTAGGACAAGCCTGGGGCAGAAGAGGGTAGGAATGCGCGTGCTGCAGAGCTCCTGGAGCAGCTGGGGCCACCTGCAGGGAGAGCGCAGCAATCAGGGGACACAACACCAGGGGGCGCCACTGACATCTCACCTGCAGGGAGAGTGCAGCAATCAGGGGACACACAACACCAGGGGGTGCCACTGCCATCTCAAGTGTAGGGATAGCGTAACAATCAGGGGACACAACACCAGGGGATGCTACTGCCATCTCTTTCCCTGAACCTGTGTTGGTCTGGGTCTGTTGGTACAAGTGGGACCTCAGCAAGAGACAGGTAGGTAAAATGCAGCTGCAGTGAACAGATGACCTCACTACACACGGTGACTTCACTAGACACGTGCCACTTGCACAGAGATCACCTAACCTCACTTGACGACCTCTTCTGGGACACAATACCAAACTGCTAAAGTTCAGAGTGGAAACAGTAAGTCTCATCTGCTACCATAAACTACCAGTATGGTTCCTCAGTACTCACCTCTCGGGGGGAAGACCACCCGAGCCACCTACAGCACAGGTACTCCCAGGCACATGGCGGCAGAGCTCACACAGAATCTTGCTAATTAAAGAGTTGCAGGCATGTGCTTCAGAATTATCTTCTAATCTGAAGAACACATGATATTTAAAGGTATATGCCAATGATTAAAACTCCCCCATTATTGATAATATAAAATGATGTTTACTGCACAGTGGAGGTGAtctacacaaaatgaaaacaggcaTCATGAGAAGATAACATGAGTGACATGAGGACTGAGAGCAGGCACTGTGCAGAGAGGTGAGCTGTGGCTGCCCCGATTAGTTCCGGTGCTAGTGTCTgcagtctcctcctcctcctcctcctcctcctcctcctccaaaccCTTACTGAAGAGCCCCTTATCTTCCCGACAGACACCTCCAGTCTGTGCTCAACGACCAAAAACTGGCCCAGCAGTTCCTTCCCAAAGtgtaagaaggaagaagagcGTTGGTGCTGACTGCACCTGCCAGCCACGGCACACCCAGTCCAGACGACACGCACCTGGCTGCTTCCTGTCGAGGCTCTTCTGGCAAAGGTAGTACATCCCACATCCTGAGGCTTTCCTCACAGCTCAGGACCTGGGTAGAAATATTTGACTGTTCTGTCTAAGGTTTTACAATATCCTAGAAAGTGGGTTTTCAACTGTCATGGATATTGAACCACTTcctagaaaatatttgcaaaattgtTGCAGATTGCATATTTGAAAAGCATATGGTGAGCTCAAGTGTTTCACATGCTCATTTGATGGACTGTTACAAATACTGCTGGTCCTTGCTGTTGGGGTGATGATGAGCATGTTCACAAATATGACACTGTCGATTGAGAGGGACCTGCCCCTCCTATGAACTGTGACTAGCTCTGGCAATCTGTGAGTGGGAGCAAGCGCAGAGGAGGGAGGCCTGTCAACACTGTCACCACGTGTCAGCACCCAGgtgaagacacacacagatcCTCCAGCACGTCCTGCCCCAGGACCATAGGAGCAAATGAAGTGGCAGCTGTGTGGACAACACTGAATGTGAGCGATTTTCTGTAGCAGCAATAACCAGAACAATGAACTTATACAGCACAGGACACGGATAGCAGATGAGGGTCCAAAATAGCCAGGGTGCTACCTGGGGCCATAGCAGAGGACAGCAAAGGGCACAGCCTGGGGACTCAGCAATCAGGTCACCTAATAGTCTACCATCTGGAagctccccttccttccagaaCTTTCCCTCCTGTCCTCTATAATGGTACCTTGGAAAGAATCGTGAGGGACATCCTCCACGCTCTTGTCTGGCCACAGAACAGAGACTAGTGTGCTGGCATCCCCTCTCACCCACGCTGCTTAGGTATTTCCTCCTGACTCAAACGCCCCACCTGAAGGAACCT from Microtus ochrogaster isolate Prairie Vole_2 linkage group LG9, MicOch1.0, whole genome shotgun sequence encodes the following:
- the Ermard gene encoding endoplasmic reticulum membrane-associated RNA degradation protein isoform X2, translated to MVLSCEESLRMWDVLPLPEEPRQEAARLEDNSEAHACNSLISKILCELCRHVPGSTCAVGGSGGLPPERWPQLLQELCSTRIPTLFCPRLVLEVVVVLRGISSQCQRVSAQVIASLQLRHRQWVERRLRSRQRQNYLRMLNSVRLLSAGLYLVLLLLALELVSVHAVLGKSTPERQHYLRFLKLILQYTENLAAYTNQEKNKWSEAISLTHAVLLRIWTFSEKKQMLMHLAKNSTSQVDTS